The window GTCGGCTCCGGCGAGCCCGACCGCGACACCGCCGTGCTGGCCTTCTTCGGTGACGGCGCCTCCAGCCAGGGCGACGTGAACGAGGCCTTCATCTGGGCTGCCGCGGCGAACCTGCCGGTGGTGTTCTACTGCCAGAACAACCAGTGGGCGATCTCGGAGTCCGTCGAGCGGCAGAGCCGGGTGCCGCTGTACCAGCGCGCGTCCGGTTTCGGCTTCCCGGGCATCCGGGTGGACGGCAACGACGTGCTGGCCTGCCTGGCGGTCAGCCGGATGGCGCTGGACGAGGCACGCTCGGGCCAGGGCCCCACGCTGATCGAGGCCTACACCTACCGGATGGGCGCGCACACCACCTCCGACGATCCGACCCGCTACCGGCTCACCGACGAGCTGGAGACCTGGCGGCTGCGCGATCCCATCGAGCGGGTGCGCGCCTACCTGGTGCGCGAGGCGGGCGTCGGGCAGGACTTCTTCGACGCGCTGGACGCGGAGTCCGAGGCGCTGGCCGTGCGCACCCGGCAGGCGTGCCGCACGCTGGAGGACCCCAGCCCGCTGTCCCCGTTCGACTATGTCTTCGTCGAGAAGACCCAGGACCTGGCAGAGCAGCAGGTCAACTATGCCGACTACCTCAACTCCTTCGAGGGGGCTGGTCACTGATGAGCACCATGAGCATGGCCGCCGCGCTGAACGCCGCGCTGCGCAACCGGATGGAAGCCGACCCCAAGGTGCTGGTGATGGGTCTGGACGTCGGCAAGCTCGGCGGCGTCTTCCGGATCACCGACGGCCTGCAGAAGGACTTCGGCGAGGATCGGGTCATCGACGCGCCGCTGGGCGAGTCCGGCATCATCGGCTCGGCGGTCGGGCTGGCGATGCGGGGCTACCGGCCGGTCTGTGAGATCCAGTTCGACGGCTTCGTCTATCCGGCCTTCGACCAG of the Jatrophihabitans sp. genome contains:
- a CDS encoding thiamine pyrophosphate-dependent dehydrogenase E1 component subunit alpha, translating into MSLHGHVPPEPDLVQLLTPEGVRVSHPDFPLSITDDEITALYRDLVLVRRFDAEATALQRQGELGLWASCLGQEAAQVGVGRALRTQDMAFPTYREHGVAWCRDVDPVALLEMFRGVNHGGWNPNDNNFNLYTIVLGAQTLHAVGYAMGVVRDGAVGSGEPDRDTAVLAFFGDGASSQGDVNEAFIWAAAANLPVVFYCQNNQWAISESVERQSRVPLYQRASGFGFPGIRVDGNDVLACLAVSRMALDEARSGQGPTLIEAYTYRMGAHTTSDDPTRYRLTDELETWRLRDPIERVRAYLVREAGVGQDFFDALDAESEALAVRTRQACRTLEDPSPLSPFDYVFVEKTQDLAEQQVNYADYLNSFEGAGH